Part of the Lolium rigidum isolate FL_2022 chromosome 6, APGP_CSIRO_Lrig_0.1, whole genome shotgun sequence genome, atatctctttatgattgcaatgtgttttgtatcacaatatatctgtgtgctactctagtgatgttattaaagtagtttattcctcctgcactgtgtaatggtgacagtgtgtgcatcgtgtagtacttggcgtaggctatgattgtgatctcttgtagattatgaagttaactattgctatgatagtattgatgtgatctattcctcctttcgtagtgtgaaggtgacaagtgtgcatgctatgttagtacttggtttggttatgttgatctgtcatgcactctaaggttatttaaatatgaacattgaatattgtggagcttgttaactccggcattgagggttcgtgtaatcctagcacgagttagtggtgttcatcatccaacaagagggtgtagagtctagcatctatctatttattctgttatgtgatcaatgttgagagtgtccactagtgaaagtatgatccctaggccttgttcctaaatactgctatcgctgtttgtttactgttttactgcatctatacttcctgcaatattaccaccatcaaccacacaccagtcctggacagcaaagcacttttctgatgCCGTtgctacttgatacgtctccaacgtatcgataatttcttgtgttccatgccacattattgatgttatctacatgttttatgcacactttatgtcatattcgtgcattttctggaactaacctattaacaagatgccgaagtgccgattctgtcgttttctgctcgtttttggtttcagaaatcctagtaaagaaatattctcggaattggacgaaataaaagcccagaggcctattttctcacgaagcttccggaagaccgaagacgagacgaagaggggccacggggtggccaaaccctagggcggcgcggccccccttggccgcgccggcctgtggtgtgggcccccgtgccgcctctcgacttgcccttccgcctacaaatatcctccgtgacgaaacccccagtaccgagagccacgatacggaaaacattaccgagacgccgtcgccgccgatcccatctcgggggatcctggagatcgcctccggcaccctgccggagaggggattcatctcccggaggactctacgccgccatggtcgcctccggtgtgatgtgtgagtagtctacccctggactatgggtccatagcagtagctagatggttgtcttctccccattgtgctatcattgtcggatcttgtgagctgcctatcatgatcaagatcatctatatgtaattctatatgttgcgtttgttgggatccgatgaatagataatacttgttatgttgattatcaaagttatgcttatgtgttgtttatgatcttgcatgctctccgttactagtagatgctctggccaagtagatgcttgtaactccaagagggagtacttatgctcgatagtgggttcatgcccgcattgacaccaggacagtgacgaaagttctaaggttgtgttgtgcttgttgccactagggataaaacattgatgctatgtctaaggatgtagttgttgattacattacgcaccatacttaatgcaattgtcctgttgcttgcaacttaataccggaggggttcggatgataacctcgaaggtggactttttaggcatagatgcagttggatggcggtctatgtactttgtcgtaatgcccaattaaatctcactatactcatcatgatatgtatgtgcattgtcatgctctctttatttgtcaattgcccaactcgtaatttgttcacccaacatgctcgttcgtcttatgggagagacacctctagtgaaccgtggaccccggtccaattctctttaccgaaatacaatctcattgcaatacttgttctactgttttctcgcaaacaatcatcttccacacaatacggttaatcctttgttacagcaagccggtgagattgacaacctcactcgtttcgttggggcaaagtagtttggttgtgttgtgcaggttccacgttggcgccggaatcctcggtgttgcgccgcactacatcccgccgccatcaaccttcaacgtgcttcttggctcctcctggttcgataaaccttggtttctttccgagggaaaacttgctgctgtgcgcatcataccttcctcttggggttgcccaacgaacgtgtgaaatacacgccatcaagctctttttccggcgccgttgccggggagatcaagacacgccgcaaggggagtctccacttctcaatctctttactttgtttttgtcttgctttattttatttactactttgtttgctgcactaaatcaaaatacaaaaaaattagttgctagttttactttatttgctatcttgtttgctatatcgaaaacacaaaaaaattagtttacttgcatttactttatctagtttgctttatttacttgtcttgcactctacactaaaaattcaaaaaaattagttacttttgttaccatgtctagctctgaacccgttacttcttcgcctgaagaattagtcttcacttttaaacaaggggatgaggagagttttaaggatgcttggtctagaatttttacttcctatcgtaaaccgaacctcaaatgactctgagtttgctccttagtaatttttattttggtcttatggttcgctatagatatgctttggatactttagtgggaggagatttccttcattgcaatggggatcaagcttttaatgccataaagaagttggttgcatcatatgattcagctaataactttgattcgatcctcgctagcatatatagtagattaaatactcggagataagtacatctcgcttgaatgataactattgccacgttcgtaatcgtcttgaacaagttttagtgaactctaaactctcattgtgggatcctcgttgttaaaattgctatcggtgatcgaaccctccatgcctactctgtgatattatgtatgaattttgccttatgcccgaaagtatttataaatctttgaaactttggggagtcgaggaaggaggagaagagataactctcattgataactctactataatccctaaaggaatagctgcaggtgtgcatacaactatttgtggaagaacaatatctattgattatctcgttgttgaaacaggaaaactcacactcggaagatccctcgctgaaactattgggagcgagtcattgatgttggagaaggcactttgaaattcacctctataccgggagaaactcgtatatttactaaaccaaagggaaagaaaaacaataagaaaggtaagggtaaagcccaaggtaatgttgatgctccacccttcgataatacttgatacacactttcgcgcctagctgaaaggcgttaaagaaaagcgcttatgggagacaacccatgtttttacctacagtactttgtttttattttgtgtcttggaagttgtttactactgtagcaacctctccttatcttagttttgagttttgttgtgccaagttaagccgttgatagaaaagtaagtactagatttggattactgcgcagttccagatttctttgctgtcacgaatctgagcccactgccctgcaggaagctcagaaaattatgccaatttacgtgcatgatcctcagatatgtacgcaactttcattcaatttgagcattttcatttgagcaagtctggtgctattttaaaattcgtcaatacgaactgttctgttttgacagattctgccttttatttcgcattgcctcttttgctatgttggatgaatttctttgatccactaatgtccagtagcattatgcaatgtccagaagtgttaagaatgattgtgtcacctctgaatatgtcaatttatattgtgcactaaccctctaatgagttgtttcgagtttggtgtggaggaagttttcaaggatcaagagaggagtatgatgcaacatgatcaaggagagtgaaagctctaagcttggggatgcacccggtggttcacccNNNNNNNNNNNNNNNNNNNNNNNNNNNNNNNNNNNNNNNNNNNNNNNNNNNNNNNNNNNNNNNNNNNNNNNNNNNNNNNNNNNNNNNNNNNNNNNNNNNNAAAACTTTCTTTTAACGACTCTTTTAGAATAAAAACATATTCTGTCAACCATATGTCATCTGCATATAGTATCATAGAATACTTTATGCTTTTGCTTTTTTTTAGGAAAGAACAATCCCTTTTGCCATTTGAGATGAAGCTTAAATTCTTGAAGTGCTTCAAACGCTCTAACATCTTTACCCATGATGCCCTTTTTGTGAATGTCTCTATTTATGACATATAGTGCTCATAGGCCCATGTTTAGACCTAACCCGGATATGGGCCCATACAACTTTGAACAGAGCACCTGTGGACCGAGGATATCCTCGTCACCCCACCCAAGTCAGCGACAGGTCCAAAGCCCACGCCGCTGCTCCCCCCCTCCAAACAAGGAAACAAGCAAAGCTAAACGGCGGCGACACCACGAGCCAACGGCGGCGAGCTCGACGGTTACCAATTCCATCccgccgccccgcgccgcccctCCGCTCCGCATTCCCGTTCCGCGCCCTCCCCGATCAAATCCGACGGCCTTCCCGGCTCCTCACTCCTCCCCAGCCAAAACCGTGGGCGTTCTCCTTCTCTCGCCAATCCGTAACCCAGCCCTCCAAAACCCTAACCGCCGCCCCTCGATCTGATGCTGCGTCTCTGACCTCCCCGATCCCCTCGCGTCGCCATGGAAGACCCCGTGGctatcccctcctcctcctcctccgccgccgccgccgtggtccCGTCCCCGCCCCCCGCGCCGCAGCAGGCGCCTGCCCCCGCGGTCgtgagagcggcggcggcggctccggaaaccGCCGCGGCGGGGTCCCGCAGGCAGTTGTTCTCCGTGGAGCTCCGGCCCGGGGAGACCACCATCGTGTCGTGGAAGAAGCTGCAGAAGGAGGCTGTACAAGCTGCGCCCACATCGCAGCAGCAGCCGCTGGCGGTGGTAGCGGCGGAGCCTGCAGTCGCTGCACAACTGCCCCCACCCGGTGTGGTAAGCAGTACTCTCGCCGATGATGTCATCGTCTGTCGATTGATTTGAGTACTTCAATAGTTCGTGCCGCTCAGGTTTGCTTTGCGAGTAGATGCGAAATCGCAACTAgagcgatccgtcgaggccttagTGTCTGATCTGCGAGTAGAGAAGTGTCCGTGTTGAGCTTCTTTACAAGAAATTATGCTTGTAGGGTCAGGGTACAGGGACAATATGTGTAGCTCTCCCTGACCAAATTGTCATAAGGGCGCTGCCCTAGAAGCAAACCGTGCCATACTTCAGTGCTATTCATGCTGTCTTTGCAACCATGCTATTAGTTATTTATGACATGGCCTTATCATCATCCCTCAGAAACCGCTCTTCATCAAGCATTTTGCTTACGCACGGTGTATGCCGGACTGCTGAGAATTCCTGTATGCATTTTACGCCGAACTGATTGTGTTTGTTCAAATCAGGCACCTGCTGCAGAAAACAACCCGGAGGATCCAGCACAGCCAAATCGGTTTAATGCAGTCATTGAGAAAATAGAGCGCCTTTACATGGTAACGAATGGATTAGCATTAGCTGACTCCATATTCGCCATTCACTGAGTTTCTGACTTTGTATTTGGATTGCTAGGGTAAACATAGCAGCGATGAAGAAGATCTTGACGATGTACCGGATGATGATCAATATGACACTGATGATTCTTTTATTGATGATGCTGAATTGGTTGGTTGTTCAATTCTTCTTAGTCCTGTATTATGTATGAGAACAACATCATGTTGCTTCTGAATCTTGTCTGATGTCATAGATGAGCACCCGACTAGTAAACTTCTACCATTTGACTTGATGTGTATTTTTGCAGACTATATGGTACAATATTGCTAATGTAACAATTCTTTTTTACCATATCTGTCTTGTCATTGTGCACTCAGTTTTTTGCTATCTGTTCTATCTGCCCAAACTCTTGGTTTAGTGCTAGGATGAAAATTTATGTTTTATTAATTTCATATGACATTGACATGGCCCCTTCAACATTACAGTAATAGTTCATTCTTTGTATAGTGTAGGTACATAATGTATGTCTGGAAACGATTGAGCTAATATTCACAGCATATTAAGAAAACCCGTGTCTAATTACTTACAGTGAACTTGCAGAATCTATCCTTTAAGGCGTCATAATAAAACTTTTTTGCTTGCGTTGCTATTTCATTATATGCACTGAGAAAAAAAATACTGCTTGCTGATTGCTTTCATGTTTCTTATCTTTGCAGGATGAGTATTTTGAAGTCGATAATTTGAAGACTAAGCACAGTGGATTTTTTGTTAACAAAGGGACATTGGAACAGATGTAAGGTTCCTCAAAATTCTTTGGATTTAATAGAAAATTCAAGCTATTACTTATTCTGTTAATTAATGCTGGTAGATTACATCCAGACATAATGGATCTTTGGTTTTTATTTAGTATGGCCTTACTGATGGCACGGGGGTCACCCAATTTGATTGCAATGACCTTTCACTATCGAGTCTAGTAGACCATGTCCATTTAGTATACTGTTTGATTTTATCACAGATACCATGGCTGCGAATCACTTGTGGCTACATTTTTTCTTTCTTCATAAACTGTACAATTTTTGCTGTCTGAATTAAAAACACGTCATGCCACAACGTGGCAGGTAACGACAAGCTTATAATAAACGAAGCTACTGATCAAACTGGAAGCAAAGCATGATTGTGCTGGTTATTACCCTAATTAAATTATGGAACAACACACGCAACTGATGAAATCACAAGGAAAACAACATGTCGCAATTTTTTATATGGCAGCACAGATGCTGTGCCAATTTAGTCGAATCAACAGATCAAGTTGGCAGCAACACAGTTCATGAATTACATGTATGCTAGCATGGATGATACATCAACCTTCTTTTGCAGTGAATCTGGTACATCGACAGATGTTGCGCTGAAGAAAAGGAGAAGCAAAGACCCATCAGGTGATCATATTGAAATTAATCAGGGTGCTACAGGTGATTATTTTAACATCAGCAACATGCCTGGGAAAGCTACCAGTCCTGCACATGCTGGGAAAAAATTAGCTACCAGCGGAACCGGAGTCTCAAAAAAGAGATCGACTGATTTTGCCACAGGTGTTGATGCTGCAAAACGTACAAAGATATCTGGTAAGGATATGTCATATTCCCCTTCAAAAGAGCTAAAAGACATACAAAAGCATAAAGCTGCAGCATTCCAGCCTACTGATTTTGTTAATAAATCGAGAACCAGTTAGACATATGACTATGCTTCAGCATACAGGGATAAAGGTCCTTCAACACAACTTGACTTTCAACAAGAAAAGACTTATAGTGGCGAAAATCAAGATCTGGCCAATAAAATATATCACAAAGAGAAACATGGAACAAGTGACTTTTCTGGCATCACACTGCCTGGTACTTCTTGTCCTACACAAGCAATGGTAAGATTTTATCCTGTTTCCCATACTAGCGAACACATTTGCATAATAAAATAGCCATCATACCGAGGCATGTTTCCATGCTAACtaactttttttatttttatttttcagcaCCCCATCACTGGCAGAGAGAGTTCAGGTACCAAACCTAAAGGCACCAGGCTTGAGCGAGCCATTCGGGATTTCGAGAAGTTTGTTGCTCAATGTTAGTATTATATCACATTCCCCTTGAGTATCTCGGTAGGTTGTGGATTAGCGCTGGAAGTAAATTCAAATACTTGAAATTTTCCTTGCAGATAGGCCGCCagctatcgatagtaacgaggttGACCCAAATGGTCAGGCATCAATTAAACGACGGTTGCCTCCAGAAGTAAAGGCAAAGCTTGCCAAGGTTGCAAGACTATCGGTATGTAGTAGCATCACAGTCCACAATATTTACTTGTGATTCAAGTTCATCTGAAATTTTACTTGTGATTCAAGTTCATTTGAAATTTTACTTGTGATTCAAGTTCATCTGAAATTTTGAATGTCTGTGTTCCATGTGATTACTTATGTATATGTTTGTTCTTGAGATTTGACTAGTGAAGTTCAGGAAACTTCCAATCTAATATATCTTAGAAAAATAATGTTTATGAACAGAAgacacatacacacacacaccTATTTTTGTAACACTATCAATTTGCAGACAAATCATGGAAAGATCCAAGAACAGGAGTTGATGAATCGCCTCATGGGCATAGTTGGACACCTTGTGCAGCGTAGGACATTGAAGGTGAGTTGTGGTTTGATGGAAGTAAACAAGCATGTCCTTGTACTAAATCACCGACACTTATTATTGATCGGAGGGAGTGAATATGTTGCTTGGTCCAGAAACTAAATTGTACGCCCTCCGTTCCCTTAGATAAGgcgtaatttttttttcattttttcacaACAAAACAGGGTGCAGATACGGTTTATTATCAGTGGTTCCAATACTACCCCTCCACCGTTGCCCTCTTCTTCCAAAAGCGCTCGTGTAGTTAAAACCTAGCAGCACCTCCTTCCTTCTTACTCCCAGCAGATAATTAACGCACCCCCCTAAAGAACGTTGCTGATTGGGTGGGCTTCCCATGCATGCGGGATGATCTTGATGGAGTGCATGCAAGCGAGGCAGGTAGCGATAATCGAAGAGACTCAGCGCAAAAAATTAGAGAGAGATTTAAGGGGATGGAGAGATTTTCTAGGGGCAAGTTTGGAAAGTATTTCACTGCAAATCTCTCCCTAATCGATGCGCCAAGAAATATATGCCTTTTTCACCGGAACGGATGGAGTATGTTGTTTTGAACACTGTCACAAACTCATAATGTAATAAATGAAAAAGTTTATAAGATATTATGTTATGGTAGTGCTTGTCATTAGGGATCTATTGttcatttcacatgatcaatGTAAATAGTTTTGTATGTATTAGTCTTTAGTAGTTAAAGTTACAAACTTTTTTTTTACGTCATACAATTTAAAACATCATGTATTTTAGAGGCAGTAATTGCCAATTAAATTTGGTAGTACATTTCATTTTGACATTTCTCACAACATTAGAGTATGATTAAGAttggaaatagcattttcaagcACAGCTGCAAGGAATCCTTGCTACATTTGCCTTAAATATTTATTTAACCTTGTGGAAGTTTGTGGTAATCAGAGAAACGAACCACGTCTTAGTGCAGAAGATCCTTTTGAACACTACAACTACCACTAGTATTAATAATAAATCTACTGTCTGGATGCATCTGCAGTATAAAAAACTGAGATGTTGCTAGCAGGAATATCTTATTTTCCATTACTCTGTAGTTTATAGATCATGCTTATGttggtattctgtggcgcactgatccTGTAGAGTGATCAAATGACTCAATCAAACTACATGTCCATGGCATTACCACCCTTTGTGCGTCGCTTGTTCCCATTTCTGACTCATGTTACTTGCGGACAGAGAAACATGAAAGATCTGGTAGAATCAGGACGCTCTGCTACACAAGAAAAGACTGATATGTTGCAGCGTGTTAAAATGGAGATCAATGAAATGGTCAAAGAACGTGTTGTTGCCAAGGCCAAGGTAAACAACTAAACATACATCATTGTGTAGTAACTATGAGGCTTCCGCTATCTTATTGATGTTTGCATTCATGTTTGTTACTTttgatgtagaagatgttattttaCTTATGTGTACCAGGTCAATGAACAACAGGATGGTTCAGCTGACGATTTTCAGGCTGTTCCTGAAGAAGGAAGAGATTTAAAAGGAAAGTTTGCAATGGATAGTGCATTGGAGGACAGGATGTGTGATCTTTATGATCTGTACGTTGAGGTATAAATCTGTAATCATATTATTGTTTTGGTGTTTGAACAAATTGCACTCTTGACAATTATATTTTGCTTTTTACAACGATGCCTGTGGGGTTTATTACTGTAGCTAACCTTATTAGGTTTATTATTTGGATGCTATTTAAAGTAAATATATGAGTAAATTAGTTTTATAATGATGATGATTATTATTATGATAATATGGCTATGTTTGATTTTGTTTACTCTGTTCCATTTTAATAGCGAGTTACTTTAAACAAAAGCGACTTCAGTGAGATCCTAGCTTCATTTATCCTTGTTTGGTTTTGTTGATGAATGTCTGCCCGTGTGCTTGTCAGGGTATGGAGGAAGACAAGGGTCCTCAAAGTAGGAAACTATATGTAGAGGTATTAGCTCTGAGCCCCTGAACCATTTATTGTGTTCTTCATTTGTATGTAGTACTATGTAGCGATATTGGCCCTGTCCTTTCATTTTTCACTATATTTCAAAGCCAGTCCTCCTAAATTTTTGTCACGGCTTATCAGCAATTGTGAATTTTCTTCTAGTGCTTTCATTTTGGAAGAGCAAGGCCAAGTTACTTTTATATTTAATGTAGCTAATAAGTTCAATTTAGGCATCTCAAAATGACTACATGTGTAATACCCCCCTCTGCTTGCTGTCACAATTTGCATTGCAGGATGTTACGGTCTTACATTAATTCAAATATGTCAAATAGTGCATGTAAAGGCTTTTTTAGAATAGGCAGTTTTCAGGTGTATACACTGCCAATATTTATGTGTATTTTGGCAGCGTCAGTTGCTAAGTGGTCTTCCAGTTATTGTGGTGTGTTTTGAGTAGCAGAGTGAGGTTCCGCTTCTGATGGCGCTATTATTCTAGCGGGTGCCCACTTTATCTCATGCACACCTGCATTTACCTTGAGTATGCTTATACAATTTCATTTTCTTGGCACTAGCTTGCAGAGCTATGGCCCCAAGGTTGCATGGATAAATTTGGAATCAAAGATGCCATATCTAGATCGAAGGAGCGAAAGATAAAATTACACAACCAACAGAAGGTAATCATCAGTATTTACTTTAAACTAGCGGGGTCAATTTTGTATACTTTCTACATTTtataaataatttgaaataaacatacttcctccgattcatattaagtgtcgctaatatagatgtatctggacacattttacttctagatacatccatagtagagacaattaatatggattggagggagtagtatatttcTGAATTTTATTTAATGCCGCACTGTATTAAATTTGACTTATTGATGAGATCTGTAGAAACTAAAATTACTCTTCGAGTATTCATACAAtgaattattaggtatagacatgTTAATTTCATATAAACTTATGAAATATCTTCTGCAATTATAGTATAAGGTATAAGGGTCTCTATACTGTGCAACGTATCCACTTAGTCTGAAGAATTTACATAGAGTTGAGTCCAGCTTGAGATGAAATAACTGTTTACTCTATCCTTTTGCGTACCGTCAATATTGTTTTTGCCAACCCTATGTTCTTGGTTTCTTTTATCCCCTACAGGCAAGCAAGTAAGTTGTGCCAACTCAATCACACGTGGACACTAATAATTTGTACTCTCTCTTCTCACAGTAGTCCCAGAAATTAATTGCATTCGACATGGTACATGGCTATGCTGTCGCATAACCGACATTTGCTTGTGGCACGGTGCTGACAATATACACATACCGGAGATGAGATTTCTATGCTATGTTTCTTCTAGCAGCTGTGATATCGAGCAATCAAGCTGTTTGGGTCTTGTGTCGACTTAAATTTTGTCTTAGCACCAATTTGAATTATAGCTTGCTCTAGATGTTGATGCTTGTGTATTTTCTTAAGAAAACGTTTGTGTGAATTATGTTCCTAGACACAATAAATTATGTTCTCGTATGTGAACCTttaaactactccctccattcctaaaAACAGTTTATGATTTTTTTGCAAAGAGCAAGGCAGCTGTGCACTTAGCAGTTATTTGTCCCTGGCAAATAAATCTCATGTTGAGAAGTTATTAGCACTTCCACAAACACCATTATTCCCGTGTGTCGTGCTGTGCATGTGCAAGCATTAGCCATTCTGAGCAAGCATTGCCAATCGGAGCAAAGTTAGCTCTACATGGATTGGCGCTGGCGATTACTATCTCCATGCATGCATGTGGGTATAATGGTGAGACGAGGTGAGTGGTTCAGAATGCAATTAAGGCTGGCGTATCATTAAAGGAGTGAGTGCGGCGTGGAGTGTTATATTTGGAATATTAGAGGGGGAAACAGGGGTGTGCTCTGTTTTATGGTATTTTTAGAGAAGTTTCCATACTAAAGTGTAGTTTTCTTAAATTTAATAATATTAATCTAAATATGCCCATTTGTGTTCCAAAAGTACCTTACTGGATTCCCGGAGGTCAAGAAGCTACTTGAGTTGACTTATACAATGTTATGTATCGAGAAAGGACACTTTTTTTAGGTCAAGAGATTCGTTGCGAGATCACTATTCATATTCCGGGTCTCATGGTATATCTCAGTATAGAAGATGGATGTTTTATGGTATTTTTAGAGAAGTTTCAGGTCTTGTTtttaggaatggagggagtactattttggGAATAGCGCACCCTCAAACTGGGTAAGCAATTGCTCGACCTCCATGCTTAGCTATTGTATCCAGTGTTACAGATCAACTTATGACGAACAGGAGGCTGAACCTATCTGTGATAAAATATATCTCAGATGGATTACCGTATTAACCTGTCAGCGTTGACTGATCATAGACATAGCTTCCCAAAAGCTTTGGAAATGTTCGGAAACGTTCCTTGGAACTATTCTGAACAAAATATTAATTGAACTGAGGCATGTCCGTGTGCGTGTAAGTCATCACATAATTTACTGCATGTTGCTTACACATAGTTGCATCCTGATTGATTTGAGCCTATCTTTGTGTGCTGCTTTGACTTGATGAACTTCCACCATTCTTTTCTACTACTTGAATAATATAATGGATATACATGGTTAGAATTAAAAGTTAAATCAGATGCAGCATGATGATGAGTGTCTATGGGTTGTATGGGTGTGTTTGGATTGCTACCAAAGGATACCCTACCAATTTTTTGGTAATGACAAAAATATTGGTTCTTGTTTGGATAGTTGGCAACTTTTTGGCTTGCCAATGCTCCACTACCAACTCTAGTTCATTTTCTTAGCCAATGTTGGCCAACTTGTGGGCAAGGAATGGCACAACCAAAATATTGGCTAGCAAAATTTTTGGTAGGGCAATATTGGACACAAACCAAACACACTATGCATCCCATGATTGTACGGAACCTTCTATCTTGTGAGTTGTCATATTGGAATTATTAATTTCTCTTTTGCTGGCAAACACATTTGTGTGTTGTAGCTACCCTCATTTCTTATTACTCttcaaaataaagtaaaatacaCACGATGTAGCCTGCTAATTTATGTTGCTGTTTCCAATTAAACCAGGTTCGCAACGAGGAGACATTGAAGAGGAAAAGGCTAGCAGCGGCAGAGAAACTGCCAGATAGCTACCCTGTTGTAACGCAAAGAGCAATGG contains:
- the LOC124662684 gene encoding ubinuclein-1-like, with product MEDPVAIPSSSSSAAAAVVPSPPPAPQQAPAPAVVRAAAAAPETAAAGSRRQLFSVELRPGETTIVSWKKLQKEAVQAAPTSQQQPLAVVAAEPAVAAQLPPPGVAPAAENNPEDPAQPNRFNAVIEKIERLYMGKHSSDEEDLDDVPDDDQYDTDDSFIDDAELDEYFEVDNLKTKHSGFFVNKGTLEQIESGTSTDVALKKRRSKDPSGDHIEINQGATGDYFNISNMPGKATSPAHAGKKLATSGTGVSKKRSTDFATGVDAAKRTKISAYRDKGPSTQLDFQQEKTYSGENQDLANKIYHKEKHGTSDFSGITLPGTSCPTQAMHPITGRESSGTKPKGTRLERAIRDFEKFVAQYRPPAIDSNEVDPNGQASIKRRLPPEVKAKLAKVARLSTNHGKIQEQELMNRLMGIVGHLVQRRTLKRNMKDLVESGRSATQEKTDMLQRVKMEINEMVKERVVAKAKVNEQQDGSADDFQAVPEEGRDLKGKFAMDSALEDRMCDLYDLYVEGMEEDKGPQSRKLYVELAELWPQGCMDKFGIKDAISRSKERKIKLHNQQKVRNEETLKRKRLAAAEKLPDSYPVVTQRAMALQVAHPSITNPSYPVTDYGQNQASRSLERAREASGGAVPDDSSKRVGEMKKKKRKPEYDLVDRQANPMKVPSQHGSEKQKVTKHSDEANTITISTVLGLPFYDQQQI